The following proteins come from a genomic window of Methanosarcina sp. MTP4:
- a CDS encoding HPP family protein: MKFSGGKRESEEKEPGGEKLMENYGIFGAKGSEIPKNQAGKNKEEPGSKKEPNFKEGQNFVRGSKDIDPPGRLDTNPLECKSCAEIKIGEIMTRNVVIAHEDALLEEIFALFEKHSYHTLPILNSEKKLVGIINQDIVLEILLFSQIPRAKHTHLAAVRSLGVHAKDIMITHPMTITPDSSLTYAADLMMKHRFDRVCITEDEKLVGIISKRDIIKEVSKRISLEKG, from the coding sequence GTGAAATTTTCGGGAGGAAAGAGAGAATCGGAGGAAAAAGAACCGGGGGGAGAGAAGCTTATGGAAAATTACGGCATCTTCGGGGCCAAAGGATCGGAAATTCCCAAAAATCAAGCGGGTAAAAATAAAGAGGAGCCAGGATCTAAAAAAGAGCCGAATTTTAAAGAAGGGCAGAATTTTGTCAGAGGCTCAAAAGACATAGACCCCCCGGGTAGACTGGATACCAATCCTCTGGAGTGCAAAAGCTGTGCGGAAATAAAGATAGGAGAAATCATGACCCGAAACGTGGTCATAGCCCATGAAGACGCCCTGCTTGAAGAAATCTTCGCCCTTTTTGAAAAACATTCCTACCACACTCTACCCATTCTGAATTCCGAAAAAAAGCTTGTGGGAATCATTAACCAGGACATAGTCCTTGAAATCCTGCTCTTTTCCCAGATTCCGCGGGCGAAACATACACACCTTGCTGCAGTCAGGTCCCTGGGAGTACACGCAAAAGACATTATGATTACCCACCCCATGACCATAACTCCGGATTCCAGTCTAACATATGCCGCAGACCTGATGATGAAACACCGTTTTGACCGGGTCTGCATAACTGAGGATGAAAAACTTGTAGGGATCATATCCAAGAGGGATATCATAAAAGAAGTAAGCAAAAGAATTTCTCTGGAAAAAGGATAA
- a CDS encoding ubiquitin-like small modifier protein 1 — protein sequence MAEVKIKLFANLREAAGTPELQLSGEKVLDILLSLTEKFPGLKDLIFEEAEDESENPALCGYINVLINGNNVRHLEGLDTLLSEADEIAVLPPVSGG from the coding sequence ATGGCTGAGGTTAAAATCAAATTATTTGCAAATTTGCGGGAGGCTGCCGGGACCCCTGAGTTGCAGCTCTCCGGAGAAAAAGTGCTTGATATTCTTTTATCTCTCACGGAAAAATTCCCCGGGCTAAAAGACCTCATTTTTGAAGAGGCGGAAGATGAAAGTGAAAACCCTGCCCTTTGCGGATACATAAATGTCCTTATCAACGGAAACAATGTCCGGCACCTGGAAGGGCTCGATACTCTTCTGTCCGAGGCCGATGAAATAGCAGTCTTGCCCCCGGTTTCTGGAGGCTGA
- a CDS encoding cation:proton antiporter, whose translation MKVLGEVFERAGVPAILGEILSGVALGILFLDVDLEVISFFAELGAIFLLFTAGYKEVHLKDLKSASKTALVPTLTQIVLAFAFGFGIGRLFSFGLLESLFMAVAFSPTSIGVVVRTLIDFDYLSSRPGMVMLSSAILDDIIGIFLLSIVVTFARLNHIPPAAQILLLAGKILAFLVIMYLLGHYLLPRLFKRVQQMHAKEAIFAFVVMVALFSAYLAELFELHAVIGAFVGGIMISEIPLAKLEDVQSKVSGLAHGILIPLFFAFIGYSIDLSALEGNGLFTLLVTLAALSGKLIGGFLGSKAVGFDFYDSLIFGIGVMPRAGVELVVLSIGRELGIISHEVFSAIVIMVAASIIVSPVCLKWAILKKKNTYGD comes from the coding sequence GTGAAAGTCTTAGGAGAAGTATTTGAGCGGGCAGGAGTCCCTGCAATCCTGGGAGAAATCCTTTCCGGAGTAGCATTAGGAATCCTCTTTCTGGATGTCGATCTTGAAGTAATCTCTTTTTTTGCCGAACTCGGAGCTATCTTCCTGCTCTTCACTGCCGGTTATAAGGAAGTTCACCTGAAGGACCTGAAATCCGCCTCAAAAACCGCCCTGGTCCCAACCCTCACCCAGATAGTCCTTGCCTTTGCCTTTGGCTTCGGGATAGGCAGGCTCTTTTCTTTCGGGCTCCTGGAAAGCCTCTTTATGGCTGTTGCCTTCAGCCCGACCAGTATAGGAGTGGTGGTCCGGACTCTTATTGACTTCGATTATCTTTCCAGCAGGCCTGGAATGGTAATGCTTTCCTCGGCAATCCTGGACGACATCATCGGGATCTTTCTCCTCTCCATCGTGGTCACCTTCGCCCGCTTAAACCATATACCTCCGGCTGCCCAGATCCTCCTGCTTGCAGGGAAAATCCTGGCATTCCTTGTAATCATGTACTTGCTCGGACATTACCTGCTCCCCCGCCTCTTCAAGCGCGTCCAGCAGATGCATGCAAAAGAAGCCATCTTTGCCTTCGTGGTCATGGTAGCCCTTTTTTCCGCCTACCTTGCAGAACTCTTTGAACTCCATGCCGTCATAGGGGCTTTCGTAGGCGGCATCATGATCTCGGAAATTCCCCTTGCAAAACTTGAGGACGTCCAGAGCAAAGTCAGCGGGCTTGCCCACGGAATATTGATTCCCCTCTTTTTTGCCTTCATTGGCTATTCAATTGACCTGTCAGCCCTTGAAGGAAACGGGCTTTTCACCCTGCTGGTAACCCTTGCTGCCCTTTCGGGAAAACTAATTGGGGGCTTTTTGGGGTCGAAAGCCGTGGGGTTCGATTTCTACGACAGCCTTATCTTCGGGATAGGCGTAATGCCGCGGGCAGGGGTCGAACTGGTCGTGCTCTCAATAGGGAGGGAACTGGGAATCATTAGCCACGAGGTTTTTTCAGCTATCGTGATAATGGTTGCAGCATCAATAATAGTGTCCCCGGTCTGTTTGAAGTGGGCAATTCTGAAGAAGAAAAATACTTACGGAGATTAA